One genomic segment of Podarcis raffonei isolate rPodRaf1 chromosome 7, rPodRaf1.pri, whole genome shotgun sequence includes these proteins:
- the POLR2K gene encoding DNA-directed RNA polymerases I, II, and III subunit RPABC4: MDTQKDAPPPKQQPMIYICGECHTENEIKARDPIRCRECGYRIMYKKRTKRLVVFDAR; the protein is encoded by the exons ATGGACACCCAGAAAGACGCTCCTCCTCCAAAGCAGCAACCTATGATATACATCTGTGGAG aATGTCacacagaaaatgaaataaaagccaGAGATCCCATCAGATGCAGAGAATGTGGATACAGAATAAtgtacaaaaaaagaacaaaaagat TGGTTGTGTTTGATGCCCGATGA